The DNA segment TTAATTAACGACAATGGGATAGTAGCGGACTTGAAAAGCGAAATGTGGGCTTTCTTAGGTAGCAAGAAAGCTCGTTTTCTTTGTTTTTTTGCCGGTTGACGGAAAAAGAGAATATTGCTATACTTCCCCCTGTATTTTTAATGCCCGAAAACGCACTGACTCGAAAAGAAGGATTAGTTTTAGAGGCCCTTCCGGGGGATCTTTTTAAAGTGCGTTTTGAAGACGGGGCAGAGGCCTTAGGATATCTCTCGGGGCGCATGCGCATGAACCATATCCGAGTGTTGCCCGGGGACAAGGTTGATGTTGAGTTCTCGCCGTATGACCCGAAGAGGGGGAGGATCGTGAGAAGAAACTAGAGAATCACGAATTTACAGATACTACACGAATGTACAGATTCACGAATATTCGCGAATTCGCGTTATTCGCGTGGTATTCGCATCATTCGTGATTAGCGCAAGCATGAAAGTTCGTCCGTCTATAAAAAAGATCTGTTCCAAGTGTAAGGTCATTCGTCGCAAAAAAACATTGCGTGTAGTTTGCGCAAACCCCAAGCATAAACAGAGACAGGGCTAAGACAGCTTATGGCTTCCGGTTCCTAGCTTATAGGAAAGTTTCTTAATTCCTATCGGCTAAAAGCTAAAAGCTAAAAGCTATACAACGTGGCTGTCGTTCGCATCTCGGGAGCAACGCTTCCTCCCCAAAAACATATCGATGTCGCACTCGCGACGCTATACGGTGTCGGCAGGCCTCTGGCCCAGCAGATTCTTCGTTCGCTTAATATTCCTTTTAATGTCAAAACTGATGCGCTGGATAACGCCCAAGTCAGCGCGTTGCGCGAGATTATCGAAAAGAAATATCCGGTTGAAGGAGAGCTTCACCGAAGGATTATGATGAACATTAAACGGCTTAAGGATATTGGTTCATACCGAGGTCTAAGGCACTCCAAGGGGCTTCCGGTCCGCGGACAGCGGACGAAAACAAATTCCCGAACACGACGGGGTAATGTGCGCCGCACAATGGGAAGCGGCAGGAAGTCGGCCTCCGAAAAAACCTAAAATGCTCGTCTGTCCGATTTTTCTCCACCAAGAGGGAGACCGTTTCAACACCCCTAAATTAAAAGTGTAAGACTCCCTCTTGAGTTCCGAAAAATCAGACAGACTCGATCTCATGTTTTTCTAAATTTTTGATATATGGGAAAGAAAAAAATTTTTGCGCCGACAACGGAAGAATCGCTGAAAGAAGGCGAGGCGCTTGAGGCGAAGGCCGCAAGCGTAAAGGAGCGGACGTCTTCGGTCCGACGGTCGTACTCGCAAGGAATTGCTCACGTTCACGCGAGCTACAACAATACCATTATTTCTTTGACGGACACGGATGGCAACGTTCTGGCGTGGGCTTCAAGTGGCGCGCTCGGGTTTAAGGGTCCGAAGAAAGCAACGCCGTATAGCGCTATGCGCGTTGCCGATGCGCTTGCTTCAAAAACCATGAAATTAGGATTGCGGGATATTCGAGTGGAGGTCAGTGGCATTGGAGCTGGACGGGAGGCGGCTTTGAGAGGGCTTGCTGCTGCCGGATACAATATTCTTTCCATTGAAGATACAACGCCTTTGCCGCATAACGGATGCAAACCGCCAAGACCCAGAAGGGTATAAATCAAAAGTCAAAAATCAAAAGTCAAAATTAAGGAGTGAAAGTTTTTCTTGCGAGAAAAACTTTCACGATATTCCAAAGTTTTGCATTTTGAATTTTGCATTTTGAACTTGCTAAGTATGGCTCGCTATACCGGTCCAAAAGATAAAAAATCGCGCGCAGCTCAAACAAAGCTCTTCCTTCGCGGAGAGCGGGATTTTTCGCCTAAATCGGGTTTTACCCGCCGCCCTTATCCGCCCGGCATGCACGGATCTAAAAGGAAACGTCCGAAGTCCGAATTCGGAACGCAACTTCTGGAAAAGCAAAAAGTAAAATGGGTATATGGAATTTTAGAACGCCAGTTCCGGCGTTATGTGGAAGAAGCAACGCGGCACAAAGGCATAACCGGAGAGATGCTTGTGCAGAGGCTCGAGCATCGTCTTGATAATGTTATCTATCGTACGGGATTTGCGCCCTCAAGGAACGCAGCGCGTCAATTGGTGAGCCATGGCCATATTACGGTGAACGGCAAAAAGGTTTCCATACCTTCCTTCGAAGTTCGTATGGGCGACGTTGTCGGCATCCGCACACTAAGCCGGCCAAAGAAGATTTTTGGCGAGCTTACACTTCGTTTGAAGAAATATGCACCGCCGTCATGGCTATCTCTGGACAAAGAAAAGCTTGAAGGAACGGTCAGCGGGGCTCCCACAATTGCGGATGCGGCCATTCCCGCGGATATTCAGAAGATTATTGAGTTTTACTCTAGATAACAAATAACAAAAAACAAATAACAAAAAACAAATCTGCTTCCTGCTATTTGCTACTTGTTATTTGCTGTTTGAGATATGCAAATCATTCTTCTTCCCGAGCCTCCAAAAATTGTTAAAAAGAAAGGGAATCGGGCACAGATACATATTACGGGATGTTCTCCCGGTTACGGCATGACGCTGGGAAATGCCCTGCGGAGAGTTTTACTTTCATCGCTTCCCGGGGCAGCCATCACCGGTATTAAAATAAAGGGTGTTTCGCATGAATTTGTAGCGATCCCGGGAGTTATGGAAGACGCAACCATTCTCATGCTTAACCTAAAACAGGTTCGATTTTTGATGCATGCAGAAGAGGGGACTTTTCGCGTTACTCTCTCAAAGAAGGGCAAAGGAGAGGTGAAGGCGGGAGATATCCAGACTTCCTCGGATCTTGAAGTCGCCAATCCCGAGCTACATCTTGCAACCCTTACCTCTGGCGATGCGGAGCTGGAAATGGAACTCGAAGTGGAGAAGGGGCTCGGATACGTTCCTGTTGAAGAACACCGGAGAGAGAAGGTAGAAGTGGGTCTTATCGCACTGGACGCGCTTTTCTCGCCCATTAAGAGGGTTAATTATGAGGTTGAAAACATGCGAATCGGCGATCGAACGGATTTCAACCGCATTCGCTTCGATATTGAAACCGATGGCACCATGAGCCCGGAAGCCGCGTTCAGCCGTGCAGTGGAGATCCTTGTCGAACATTTTGAACGGCTCAGAGAGCTTCGGGGAGCAGATGCGCTTATCGATGTAGCGGGTGCAGAATCTTCTCAGGAAGGCATGGGGCCGAAAGGAGAAACGGAAAAACTCCAAGGGGTAAGTTCATCGACTGAGGAAGGAGGAATTGCGGATTTGAAGCTGAAAACAAGAATAGCTCATGCTCTTGAGACTGCGCATCTAAGAACCATTCAGGATATAACGGCGAAGACGGAAGACGAATTGCTTGCGACCGAAGGCCTTGGAGAAAAAGCGGTGAAAGAGATTAAGAAAGCCATCGGGAAAATGGGGTTGACGTTAGCGGAGAAGAAGTAAACAGCGGAACGAATCCCGTTAGAGGCCGCGGTCGCTAACGAGGGTCTGCATGAAA comes from the bacterium genome and includes:
- the infA gene encoding translation initiation factor IF-1, with protein sequence MPENALTRKEGLVLEALPGDLFKVRFEDGAEALGYLSGRMRMNHIRVLPGDKVDVEFSPYDPKRGRIVRRN
- the rpmJ gene encoding 50S ribosomal protein L36, which gives rise to MKVRPSIKKICSKCKVIRRKKTLRVVCANPKHKQRQG
- the rpsM gene encoding 30S ribosomal protein S13 gives rise to the protein MAVVRISGATLPPQKHIDVALATLYGVGRPLAQQILRSLNIPFNVKTDALDNAQVSALREIIEKKYPVEGELHRRIMMNIKRLKDIGSYRGLRHSKGLPVRGQRTKTNSRTRRGNVRRTMGSGRKSASEKT
- the rpsK gene encoding 30S ribosomal protein S11, translating into MGKKKIFAPTTEESLKEGEALEAKAASVKERTSSVRRSYSQGIAHVHASYNNTIISLTDTDGNVLAWASSGALGFKGPKKATPYSAMRVADALASKTMKLGLRDIRVEVSGIGAGREAALRGLAAAGYNILSIEDTTPLPHNGCKPPRPRRV
- the rpsD gene encoding 30S ribosomal protein S4, whose amino-acid sequence is MARYTGPKDKKSRAAQTKLFLRGERDFSPKSGFTRRPYPPGMHGSKRKRPKSEFGTQLLEKQKVKWVYGILERQFRRYVEEATRHKGITGEMLVQRLEHRLDNVIYRTGFAPSRNAARQLVSHGHITVNGKKVSIPSFEVRMGDVVGIRTLSRPKKIFGELTLRLKKYAPPSWLSLDKEKLEGTVSGAPTIADAAIPADIQKIIEFYSR
- a CDS encoding DNA-directed RNA polymerase subunit alpha, with the protein product MQIILLPEPPKIVKKKGNRAQIHITGCSPGYGMTLGNALRRVLLSSLPGAAITGIKIKGVSHEFVAIPGVMEDATILMLNLKQVRFLMHAEEGTFRVTLSKKGKGEVKAGDIQTSSDLEVANPELHLATLTSGDAELEMELEVEKGLGYVPVEEHRREKVEVGLIALDALFSPIKRVNYEVENMRIGDRTDFNRIRFDIETDGTMSPEAAFSRAVEILVEHFERLRELRGADALIDVAGAESSQEGMGPKGETEKLQGVSSSTEEGGIADLKLKTRIAHALETAHLRTIQDITAKTEDELLATEGLGEKAVKEIKKAIGKMGLTLAEKK